The Salvelinus fontinalis isolate EN_2023a chromosome 32, ASM2944872v1, whole genome shotgun sequence nucleotide sequence CTGTAGCCTGTAGAGAGCCTATAGCCTGTAGACTGTAGAGAGACTGTAgagagcctgtagcctgtagaGAGACTGTCGAGATCCTGTAGTGCAGTGTTTCTCAAacttggtcctggggaccccaaggggtgcacgtttagttttttgGGCCTAGAACtacaaagcttgatgattatttgaatcagctgtgtagtagtGATTGGGGAAGAAAGAAAAAACGGGTCCCCAGGACCGAGATTGGGAATCCCTGCTGTAGAGAGACTCTTAAAGCTGTTTTCTGAGAATTTGGGTGACGATCCACAATGGCATTGGCAGAACGGACAATCCTCAAATTGGAGAGGCATTGATTTagcccccccaaaaatatattgttGTCAATCAATATACCCCCAGAGAAATCTACTAAAAAACCATACAGATACTGTATGGACACATTTTCACATGTACATAGTTTTATATAAACCTAAATCATTGCCTCTGGTGGAAAAGTGATTGTGACCCTGTACAGCTCTCCCATAGGGACCCCAGAGCTGCTGGTAAAACCTGTTTTTTCTCTCTACCGCACTGGCCCGGGGTTGTGCTCTGTGGCTTTTTATGGGCATGTTCTATATTTGAGCCGCTccgtgtatgggtgtgtgtgtgtttgaagctGGGCTCACCTGaccccccgtgtgtgtgtgtgtgtgtgtgtgtgtgtgtgtgtgtgtgtgtgtgtgtgtgtgtgtgtgtgtgtgtgtgtgtgtgtgtgtgtgtgtgtgtgtgtgtgtgcgcccacaTAAAAAAAGACTACAGTTTACAATAGAATAGTATTCTGTAGTAAACTGCAGGATACTATAGAAAACTATACTACACTCTggtatccctcgatcatgtgtagtacttactataactttttgtggtatactgtagaatactacatATATTAAATAGTACAGTATTATCTACAAAAAACACTAGTAAATACTACaataatgtctgcaaaaacactacagtatagtatatactacagtttttactatagtaatactacagtatttaatttgcatttACTCCACCCATTGCTCCCGaatggagcagcggtctaaggcactgcatctcagtgcaagaggcgtcactacagtccctggttcgattccaggctgtatttacatttacattttagtcatttagcagacgctcttatccagagcgacttacagtagagtgcatacatttttattacattttacatactgagacaaggatatccctaccggccaaaccctccctaacccggacgacgctatgccaattgtgcgtcgccccacggacctcccggttgcggccggctgcgacagagccttagtcgcgaacccagcccagcctgggcgcgaacccagagactctggtggcacagctagcactgcgatgcagtgccctagaccactgcgccacccgggaggtggcgtatcacatccggccgtgattgggagtcccatagggcagcgcacaattggcccagcgtcatccgggtttggccggggtagtccatcattgtaaataagaatttgttcttaactgacttgcctagttaaataaaggttacacattcCCCTCCCTATTTGTGCCACCCATGAGTGAGAAACCAACATATTGTGTTCAGACTCCAggcctacctacctacaggttatggaaaatttGGTCTTAGTATTTGCccagtaggtttcctcaaggagGAAGccccacttctatgtcaaagataataaaacaaaaaatacCACAGTAATTACTAAAGTATATACAACAGTAATATTACAGTATTTATATTATAGTCAACTTTACTAGAGTATACTACAatcatgtccacaaaaacactacagtgaatactatagtatgtAAATAcagtaatactacagtatttacatCATAGTATACTAtaatattttttcatgtgggtatTTATCCCACAGTACAGCTGTCTTGCCTCACCAGCCCTCTGCTCTGCTGCGAGGCTTTACACTGTAAAATCCAACCAGAGTTTTTTTCCTTTGTTACTTTCACTGAGAACGTTGATATCATGTTTGCATTATAGCTCAGAGCCTGGCATGTCCGTGAATGTTAGCATATGGGATGCCAAGCCATGGTATCAGATATTGTACGCTTATATGATACAGATCAAATAGCTTGATCGTACACTTTAGGTAGCCTGGCGGGTAGAAGCGTTGGGCCAGACAAGGGAGAGAGATCTATAGCCTCAGAGATATGGAGAACTGACAGATGAATCATCACGAGGGCCGGGAGGTTTTCCTGAGCACATGATTTGACCCGGCTCTGTTGACCGCCTGGGCTCATCATCATCACAGATGTATTGGACAACTTCCTGATCCTTATCATCACATTTCATGTAGAAGTGCTTTTCTTTTTAGAATCCTTTAGCAAGTTCTTTTCGATGGGATCTGTAGATAGTGAAACTAAAAAGTCAGTCGACGTTGGTCCTACCTATGAAAGGACTTTCTATTTCGGGTTATGAAAATCATGTGCGTCTGATTTGGGCAAGAATTTGTTCAAAAACGTGTTCTCTCGCTTTGCCTCTCCCTCTGACACACGAGATAGACAGTCCTTTCATACGAAAGTCGACTGACTTTTTACTTTCACTCTCTCCAGATCCCATTGAACAGTCTTACTAAAGGATGCGGTGGAAAGGAGGATTATTTCATCCTCTCCACGTCTGTAAACGTTCTTTCGGAGGGGCTGTCTTCCCACTGATTGGACGACCTCATACACACTGGATTATGTACTTTATTATGTGTTTATTGTGACAACATATCAAAACCTTAAAGCATGttcaatcaaaatacatttttgtaaGAGAAAATGTATCTAACCCATAATGCAATTCAATTGGTTGCCTTAGCAACACAAGAATAATCAAATAATTTCTCTAAATAAAGCTAAATAAAGAAACAGAAATGATTATACTTGTTTATCTTTCCCACAGCATATCGACAAGGCAGGGGATATTTAGTTCAATTGTCATAGCAACATCAGTTTAGATACAGGTCAAAATAAGAGAACTGTACAGCAGTATTACTAGGGAAACAATGCATTCCTTTCCCCAGTGCCTTACAAGGCCAGATGGATCTCCTAATGAACAGAGGAAtgctgggaggggagggaggaaagaaGGATGGAAGCTAGAAGGGATCTGGAAGTTCCTAGTGAAAATAGGGTCCTTCTAATAAAGTCCCAGTAAACTGTCATTAACATCTAACTGGCATGCATGGCAGGTTGCTTGTGGGCAAGGCAACCcgttataaccccccccccccttgtatcTCTCTCCCAGATGGAGCTGGCTGACCTGCTAAAGCCCATCTCAGAGAAGATCCAGGAGATTCAGAACTTCCGGGAGCGTAACCGTGGCAGTAGCCAATTCAACCACCTATCAGCTGTCAGCGAGAGCATCCCAGCGCTGGGCTGGGTTGCTGTGGTGAGGAGAAAACTAACTGTTCACTTATCTAACCTCCTCATCacccattcactcactcactttgGTGGCACATAGGGCAGCGACACAGGTCTCTATTTCTGACAGTCTTGGACCATGCATCTTCTTCACTGTGTgtctccttttccctctccttTGTGTTTCTAAACtaccagtaaaaaaaaaatggttccGTTGAATGTTGGTATAAGATCCATACCATTACGTTCATCAAATCCCTTCCACTCAAGCTGCTTTGAGACTGAAATTGTGGTCTGGACTCTGTCAGAACAAGTCTACGGTTTGCCAGGGAGCCACTGTTTCACACGATTTGTGTCAAACCTGTTTGAACGCTCATGTCACCACATTCTCTTGAGTCTTTGCTCGACACTAGCCAAAGATGCATGTGGCCTAtcctttgtgtgtgtatatatatatatggcttgTCTACTGTACAGTCACTGTGATTTAATGCATTTCTGTCCAATAGGTGGTGAGTGACATAATAatattctctccatttctctatcCATATGTCATTGAATGCAGAGCAGAGCTGTCTGAATTTATATGGGGTCAGCTTTGTTTTACAAGTTTTTCCTCtggtgtctccatctctcttccagaGCCAGAAGCCGGTTccctatgtgaaggagatgaatGATGCTGCCATTTTCTACACTAACAGAGTTCTGAAAGACTATAAAGACTCGTGAGTATGGCTGCTGGTGGATTACATCAACTGTTGCTGATAAGCAACTTTGCAGATTATTGTTGCTCTATGaatacctctctctttcttcctgatctgtctgtccgtctgtttctctctctcttcgtccgtCTCTGTTTACATCTCACTAAttgtcatccccctctcctcttgtccctctctctgtagaGACAAGCGTCATGTGGAGTGGGTGAGGTCCTACCTATCCATCTGGACTGAGCTTCAGGCCTTCATTAAACAGTATCACACAACAGGCCTGGTCTGGAGCAAGACTGTGAGTAGCTTTCATAACATAGTTACAAAACAGTGTAACAGCAGTGTAATTATATTATCATAGTATTGAGTTGGGAGTGAGACAATAGAAAAACATCAGTCATATAAAGACATCATGAACAGTTTCTATGTCTTTTTATGACAGACTGTAATTTACAGTGCTTCAGGACTACAATCCTCTAGCTAACGTCCAGTGGGACATTCCCTCTACATTCCATTATCTATTGTATGTGTTACAGCAGCAAATAGCTCCTGATCCAACCTCCTCAACCCTGCCCTGAGCACACAGCACTTCGACGTATGTTGGAGGAATAGGAACAGGGCCATGAGTTTTTCCCAACTGTGTAACCTGAGCAGGAAAAACTCAGGTCCCACTGCCTAACTTCTCAGAACTTTTATCTGACATTGGATAAATAGGACCAGGATTTTTCGtgatcaggtcacatggtcagaaaATGCTCCTGGCCCTATGGATGAACTATAACCCTGCTTGCCATACAGGTTTAAACAGACAGGAACAAGACTCAATGAATTACAGTTCGCTTCAAGACATAATAGTCTGATTATTATGGCATGTCCAATTGTTTTCATGTGTAGCAGAGCCTGATTGTGGTTTTCCGTTGCCATATTGCTGAAGCGGTTCAgggcttgcatcccaaatggcaccctattacctacatGGAGCCCATAGGgcactggtcaaatgtagtgcactatataatatGGCGCCATTTAGGATGTACAGTAGTTCTCATGTTAATTACCCCGCAGTGTATATTTCTATGTGTAGTAATGCAGGCAGGCAGCTGGTTGCGTAAGGACCAGCCTGTATGAACGACTTGGTCCCTGGTGTTCTGGTGGCTGCTTTGTGGTTCTCAATCGAGCAATTGTAGAGTCAAACCCCCCCACCctgtcccatcacacacacttcTGTTTATGAAAGTTTGCTGGGAATTCATGCTCTtcttctacagatgtaggatcgtaatttgaccagtttctcacagcaggaaaataatcctgcagcaactggaaattattgtgtggattataattaattagTTGATAattaattaatggacatttttgtagatgTTGATACTAGTGGAggttggtgggaggagctatagggggacagctcattgtaatggttggAATGGAATTAATTTAACAATATCAAATCATAttgaaaccacatgtttgactccgttacttttattccattccagccattacaatgaacccgtcctcctatagctcctctcaccagcctccactggttgatacattttttgttagggcaaatcaagtctgaaatttcctgcaacaacagggtgatcaaattaagatcctacatcatttctcttccccttctctctgaaAAGAAAGTCCAACTGTAGGGCAGGTTTCCAGTCAGAAGTCATATCCCTGCTTCCAGTGGAAGTGAAGCGTTTATTTGTTTGGCTTTTTATGTGATAATAAAACTAAAAGTAAAACTCCTTAAACTTCACATTTAGTCTCTAAAATGTTGAGTGTTGAACTCAGGTCAAGACCACTGTCTTTTTTCAGTGATATGCCAGAATCCTCTGTGTGGTCCTTTGAGGGACACAGGCTGCCACACAATTtgatggactgtgtgtgtgcctgtgcacgagagtgtgtgtgtatggagtgaAACCCGAGAGCATGCAGTGGCTGTATGTCAGCTGTCCCTCCTGCCGTTAGgtgtcagggttgtgtgtgtgtgtgtgtgtggggagaggaCAGGTGGTCCTCAGGGTGGACTTTAATGGAGGTTTTCTTCAAAAAAGAAAGACCCAACAAAAGCCCTGTGTCTCAGGCCATACACACCTGCTTCAACACACCCCACGGCGTAACTTAAACTACTGGGCTTTTCTCCTAACTCTAATCTGGCGGCTGCTGTTCAGAAGGGcaggcacacatgcacacactctcacacacagacacacatatacactcacacacagacacacatatacacacacacacagctcggaCTTAATTTCATTGCACTCGGCTCTAATTCTTGGGCATATGTACAGCTGTTGTGGCTTGTTTGAGCGTTGAAGGTGGACCATGTGTAACTATCCGCGGCAGCTGTGCAGTCTGCAGTCAGAGACCGATAGAccgacacagaaagagagagagactgtctgcTTGTCTTTACTGGAGTTGGCAGGCAGGTGGCTTTACATTAATCTGTTCATTAGCTTGGTAAGTAAGGCTTTCAGTGAGAAAAAAAAGGCATCTATAGTAGAGCAGCAGGActtaggccgggattcaatccaacCCGCCTTAGAACTGTGTTATACCACACCTGACATTTAAAGGAAATCTCTGATTGACCCAGcacatgcagcgtttaccgtgaatgcaatTTCTgcaaacattgcctttaaaacttGCATTGTCAGATTGAATCCCAGCCTCAGTCAAAGAATTTAGATCTGTACTTTATCGTCATATGCATATCAAGAACAGCCCCCTGACACAGCTCCACTTTAGATAAGATTCCtattggccagggttagacaacTATGGTCCTGGAGAGCCACAGGGACAAGGTGTGAAGGCTTTTGTTTTAACCCAGCTCTTGGCTTTGGCACCTCTGCAATAAGAAACCAGTTGAATATAAATATTTGTCCTATACTCCACCTGCTGGCCAGGGGAAGAAGTACAACTGTATTTCCAGAACCCTTCTCACCATCATCTTGTCTTGATTCacagtaacatctctctctctctcccccccccccccccccccccccacagggtCCCATTGCGCCTCCCTTTCTGTTCTCCCCTGCCCCTGGTGGTCCCTGCCCCCCTCCACCGCCTCCACCTCCTGGACCGCCACCAGTCTTCACAGACGAACCGCCCCAGGCCGACAGCACCACGGCCCAGCATTCAGCTCTCTTCGCCCAGCTGAATCAAGGAGAAGCCATCACTAAAGGTAGCCAAGCCACCGTCACCCAGGGGTTGAAGAGCTCTGATCCAACTGCagaagtgggagagagggagggagggaaaaggaggaggaggagaaacagaagaagaaagggagggagagttgAAGAGGGAGGATGTGGGTTGAATCAACAGTTACAGAGTCCTGAGAGCACCACTGCCCAGCACTCAGCCCTGTTCGCCCAGCTGAACCAGGGAGCTGACATCACTAAAGGTAGCcaagacaggagagaagaggagaaacagaaggagaaagagagggagaattgAAGAGAGTTACTGTGTTTTGAGGACATAGAAAtagtcattatatttctatggtgttTATTAATCAACAGTTAGGGTAAAATTTGTTTGATTTTGAGATCATACATTTTATTATAGATGATTGTACTAAAACAATAACTTCTAAACGAGTGAATACAAGTAAgtaccctctctctgtccactagCATTAAAGCACATCTCAAAGGACCAGATGACCCATAAGAACCCCGCCCTTCGCTCTCAGGGAGGAGAGCATCATGCCTCCCCACCCAAGAGCCGAAACCCTGGAGGCTCCTCCAACAGAGCGCCTCCCCAGAAACGACCCCCCCTACTGGAGCTGGAGGGGAAGAAATGGAGGGTGGTACGTTACCTATTATATTGCCTTGCATGCCAGGCTTCTAATTTGTCCTATTATCTACactcagggttgggtaggttacgttgtaaatgtaatccgttagttacctgtccaaaatttgTAATCCgcaatgtaacttttggattacccaaactctaacgtaatctgattacattcagttactttcaGATTACTTTCTCCTTAAGagacattagaagaagacaaaaaggtaTGTTACCAACAGaatgacatctattgcaggataaatcagtgTTAAAGTtgacatagctggccatatatggatgttacattttactttatgggttggttatgtaggcttcttctaacccatcgctttctactacagataataatacgattaaattatatctttacattaaaaaccgaagtctatcagaattccagtcattccaataaatgttataccccttgatcttcaagaacagGACTTGGaattatggaagtatagattatccaaattgttttacctgagcatgaccccaaaacaaaggacttattagccagccttACTCTGTTTGTTGTTTacgattttgttgtcatggaggactgattgggctcgttgattcgagttgaaaaataaatgctgcactcatggaatggcatgctttgagaactactgaaaagtgctatttacatgtgaaaaaatgaatgccatatgctgcatttgctataggcctattgtttacctttttgttggtgacattttgatatcttgataatatgcagctgtttaaagggcaaatccacagattaaacaataacaaaatggcaacctgttttggtaaaaagatgagtgatgggcctggagaaatgcaaagactgaccatccatgatatataaatgattgttttaaccatgttatgaggctatacagattgttacatttacaatgtttatatACATTGGTGTAAAACAAGGtaatattttgggttctcatggagtgtgacagttaaATTAAGCTCATGATTTATATTCTTCAAAACTCAATGGATATATAAGTCCAAAattggatgtagcaactacaaaTTGCCacttttaagtctatcaaaagtgtgcaagtttgagcatctgtccattaggcctatgaattatttattttttatcagtatgaattagattgagcaataaaagcccaacttttattccataggctgggatctgccctatgcagctgttgcaagagcacatttttcactggctgtccactggtttcaaaaacaatgattgaaaggcagcttaaacttcttgaattcaaccattattgggttcaaatacacagatttgtgaacagccatccacaacaaccacaatctgtGAGGCACAAATAGATAAataagagagcagcagtgtgattcacatcaatgctctatgtagatat carries:
- the cap2 gene encoding adenylyl cyclase-associated protein 2 isoform X2, whose protein sequence is MEMLVQRLEQAVIRVEQVSVNMQVSNGMANGECNGINGGQSQCMEAFDLLLMGPLSEYLKNSRAIGEDVEKHAEMVNNALQLQRSFLKMATTHQEPAQMELADLLKPISEKIQEIQNFRERNRGSSQFNHLSAVSESIPALGWVAVSQKPVPYVKEMNDAAIFYTNRVLKDYKDSDKRHVEWVRSYLSIWTELQAFIKQYHTTGLVWSKTGPIAPPFLFSPAPGGPCPPPPPPPPGPPPVFTDEPPQADSTTAQHSALFAQLNQGEAITKALKHISKDQMTHKNPALRSQGGEHHASPPKSRNPGGSSNRAPPQKRPPLLELEGKKWRVEYFDQAHDLVIEEPELRQVAYVFGCSNSTLQIKGKINSIIVVQLQCTRYEAIVDVMGRVPTISINKTEGCQVYLSKDALDCEIISAKSSEMNILVPQDDDYREFPVPEQFKTVWDGSKLVTEPTEIAG